AATGCCTCGGCAAGCCAGCCGAGGCGGGACAATAACCTGATTGCCCTGCTTGCTGAAGCGCAGGCTGCGCGTGCGGCAGTGCTGGCAGCACCAGAGAAATCGCTTCGGGAGCTCGCGGCGGAGCAGGGGCGCTGCCGACATCGTCTGCCTAAGCTGGTTCGGCTGTCGTGGCTCTCGCCGGAGGTCACGGCTGCGATCGTCGATGGCAAGGCTCCTCACGACCTAACGCCAAGGCAGCTGCTAGAGGGAGAGCACCCCTTAAGTTGGTGAGGGAGCCCGTAATTTTCACAGTACGCTGTCATGACATTTGTACAGTTTTGTCATGACTCACTGAAGGGGCTAGGCCAGCGTCCGAACAGGACGGGCAAGTATTGCCTCCGTCAACACTAGCAGTTCATAGTTGGTCGGTGAGCGTCACTCCCGAAGCAGCGGCCCGGCAGGTCATCGATCAACAGCTCGCAGCAACCGGATGGGTGGTGCAGGACCGCTCGACTATGAACCGGACCGCCGCTCTGGGCGTGGCGGTTCGGGAGTATCCACTCGCGACCGGTCCCTGCGATTACCTCCTGTTCGTGGCCGGCAAGGCATGCGGCGTGATCGAAGCCAAGGCGGCTGGAGCGACCTTGTCCGGGGTGGCCGAACAGGCACGCGGCTATCAGCCGCTTCCAGAGCAGCCCCTAGCGCGTTGGACCGACCCGTTTCGTTTCGACTATGAGGCGTCCAGCACCGAGATCCTGTTCTCCGACCGTGTCGATCCGCTGCACCGGTCACGCCGGGTGTTTTCGTTCCACCAGCCCGAGACGCTGCACGAGTGGCTGAAGTCAGGTTCGTCCTTCCGATCACGGCTCAGCAAGCTTCCGCCGCTGATCACCGACGGGCTGCGGGACTGCCAGGTCGAGGCAATCGCCGGTATCGAGCAGTCGCTTGCGGCCGACCGGCCCCGAGCCTTCGTCCGCATGGCAACGGGCGCCGGCAAAACCTTCACCGCGGCGACACTTTCCTACCGCTTGCTGGCCCATGCCGACGTCAAGCGCATCCTCTTCCTTGTCGACCGCAACAACCTCGGCCGGCAAACGCTGAAGGAGTTCCAGACCTACCGTCCGCCGGGCACCGGCCGCCTGTTCACCGAGCTCTACAACGTTCAGCGGCTCGGCTCAGTCGGGCTCGACCCGCCCGCCAAGGTGGTTATCTCGACCATCCAGCGCCTCTTCGCCCAGCTGACCGGGTCCGAGCTGTCGGACGAGGACGAGGAAGCCAGCGACTTCGAGCGGGGCTGGGTACCGCCGCCCAAGCAGGTGGCCTACAATGCCGCCATCCCGCCGGAAGCGTTCGACATCGTCATCGTCGACGAGTGCCATCGTTCCATTTACGGCAACTGGCGCCAGCTTCTCGACTATTTCGACGCCCAGATCGTCGGCTTGACCGCTACCCCCACGGTTCAGACCGCAGCCTTCTTCAACGAGAACATCGTTGCTGATTACCCCTACGAGCGGTCGGTCGCCGACGGAGTCAACGTGCCGTTCGAGATCTTCCGCATCCGGACCCAGATCGGCGAGCATGGCGGACGGGTGGAGGCCGGCTACACCGTCCCGGTTCGTGACCGACACACCAGGGCGCAGGAATTCCGACTTCTCGACGACGACCTCGTTTATGCTCCGCAGGACCTCGACCGGAGCGTCATCGCACGCAACCAGATCCGCACGGTGCTCGAGACCTATCGCGACACCCTGTTCACTGAGCTTTTTCTCGGGCGCACGGAGGTCCCGAAGACCCTGATCTTCGCCAAGGACGACCACCACGCCGAGGAGATCGTCGAGATCGCCCGCGAGGTGTTCGATCAGGGCAACGAGTTCGCCAAGAAGATCACCTACCGGGTCGGGGCGGGCTATGCGGAGCAGCTGATCAACGCCTTCCGAAACTCATACTACCCACGCATTGCCGTCACGGTCGACATGATCGCCACAGGCACGGACGTGAAGGCGATTGAGGCGCTGATCTTCCTCCGGGATGTCCGGTCCGCCGTCTACTTCGAGCAGATGCGGGGCCGCGGCGTCCGGACCATGGATCCGGCGACGCTGGCCACCATCACGCCGGGCGCCGGGGTGAAGGACCGCTTCGTGCTCGTCGACGCGGTCGGCGTGACCGACAGCCTGAAGGTGCAAGCCGTGCCACTCGATCGAGAGCATGGCGTCGCATTCGAGAAGCTTCTCGAGCAGATTGCCAGCGGACGTAGCGACGAGGATGCCGTCGCCACGCTGGCCGGCCGTCTCGCTCGGCTCGACCGCAAGCTCGACCCGGCCGCCCGCGCCAAGGTGGAAGCGGTTGCGGGCAAGCCTCTCAGCGCTTTGGCTGGTGAGCTGGTCGAAGCCATCGACGCGGACGCGATCATCTCGCAGGCCGAGACCTGCCACGGACCCCGTCCCACCGCCGAGCAGATGGAGACTGTCGCGGCCGACAGGCGGGAAGCAGCTCTTTTAGCTTACAACGACCCGAACCTTCGCCGCGTGCTCATCGAGGTGAAGAAGGCGTCCGAAGTCGTCATCGACGACATCAGCCGGGACGTGACGATCTCCTCGGCCTGGGACGAAGGTCAGGCCACGACCATGACGGCCGACTTCGCCCGCTTCCTGGACGAGCATCGGGACCAGCTCACCGCCCTGCGCATCCTCTACGGCTTGCCGGCGGCGACCAGGCGCCTGACCTATGCCAGCCTGGAGGAGCTGCGAGATGCCATGCTCCAGCCGCCGTGGCTTCTGGAACCGCTCGCCATCTGGAGCGCCTACCGCCGGCTGCAGGGCGACAAGGTTCGGGCGAACCCGGCCAAGACTCTGACCGACATAGTGGCGCTGGTCCGCTTCGCCGTCGGCCACGCCGAAACGCTGGCACCGCTGTCGTCCGACATGGCCGGGCGATTTAATCTGTGGCTCGGCCGCGAGCAGCGGGCGGGGCGGCACTATACGCAGGAGCAGCTCGGCTGGCTGGAAGCCGTCCGCGACTATCTCGCCGCCAACATCGAGGTGACCACCGCCGACCTCCAGGACCAGTTCGAGGGCAGGGGCGGCATCATTGGCGCCCGGCGGGCTTTCGGCCAGCGGCTTGAGCCGCTACTCGACGAGCTTCAGGACGCATTGGTGGCATAAGCGGGGGACTGGTGAAGGCGAAGCGTGTGGCGGCAAGTGGGCCGGTAGAAGGTCGCTGGCCGCTGCCTCCAGGTTGGGTTTGGCGACGTGCGCGTGATCTTGGTCGCATCGTCGGCGGCAGCACGCCGAAGAACGCTACCGATCCATCGAACTTCAGCGACGACGGCATGCCTTGGATCACTCCAGCCGACCTTTCTGGTTATACACACGCGACCATCTCGGAGGGACGTCGCAACCTTGCGCCGCATCTTGTGAACAGGGCAGCGCTTCTGCCCGCTGGCACGGTTCTGATCTCCTCCCGCGCGCCGGTCGGCTACTGCGCTGTCGCGTCCAATGCGCTGCTTACGAACCAAGGGTTCCGGAGCCTTGTCCTTGGCGACGAAGTCGATCCGTTTTTCATCCGCTATTACGTGCTGTTCTCAAGAAGCTACCTTGAGGACCATGCGAGCGGCACGACGTTCAAGGAGCTATCGGGGACGGCGCTAGGTGAGCTGGTCTTTCCGGTCCCCCCTTTAGAAACTCAGCGCCGCATCGTCGCTCGCATCGACGATTTCTTTGCCCAAATCGACGATGGCGAGGCAGCGCTGGCGCGGGCGCGGGAGGATCTGGCGACTTGGCGCAAGGCGCTGCTGAAGGCCGCCGTCACCGGCGAACTCACCGCCGACTGGCGGGCGAAAAACGCATCGGGAGAAATCGGCGCGGACTATCTAGTGCGGCTATACTCAGCACGGCTCCCCCGGGCCGTTGGGGCACGCGGCAGAGGCGCAGGGTCCCAGGCATCTGCCCCCCAGCCCCCCTTTTCTGTCCCAGCCGAGTGGACTTGGACGACTCTCGGACAAATTATTTCGTCGGGGCCATCTAATGGCTTCTCGCCGAAACGGTCGCCAGATGGCCGCGGCACTGAGGCGCTGAAGCTTACGGCGACAACCTCCGGCCGACTAAGGCTTGGACCGGACTGTGTGAAGGTCATTTCGGAGGACATCCCGAAGGATTCTCCGCTATACCTTGAGGCTGGTGACCTTCTGTTCCAGCGGGGAAACACCCGTGAATACGTGGGCATGGCCGCCGTTTATGACGGACCAGAAGGTCGCTACATCTATCCGGACCTGATGATACGCGTCCGATAGCTGACCGACTCATTGACGCAATGGGTTTGGCGGTGGTCAACCTCTCCGCATGGGCGCCACTACTTGATGAGCTCGGCCCAGGGGGGCGCGGGCACCATGCCTAAAATCTCTGGACAGACCCTCCGCGACATGCCGATCCCATTACCTTCAGAAGCAGAACTCGCCGCGGTTCTCGATAGACTTGCGCACTTGGAAGCAGAAGCGGAGCCGGGAGAGGATGAATTGGTGCAGGTAGATCGACTGCCGCTGAGCCTCCGCCACTCCATCCTGTCCGCTGCCTTCCGTGGAGAACTCATCGCATGAATGAGCAGGCGCTCGTCGCCAAGGTCTGGAACTACGCCCACGTCCTACGGGACGATGGCGTGTCCTATGGCGACTACCTTGGGCAGATCAGCTTCTTGCTCTTTATGAAGATGGACAAGGAGCGGACCGAGGCGCTCGGTGAGGCCTCGGCTCTGCCGGCCGATGCCAATTGGGATGCGCTCGCAGGCAAGGCAGGAGAGGAGCTGGAGCGGACCTACCGCCGCATCCTAGAAACCCTGTCCCGGCGCACCGACATCGTCGGCACCCTGTTCCTGAAGGCCGAGAACAAGATCGGCGACCCGGCCAAGCTGCAGCGTCTCGTGACGCTGATCGGAGCCGAGACTTGGATGGGCCTCGACGTCGATGTGAAGGGCACCATCTACGAGGGCCTGCTCGAGCGGAACGCAGGCGAGGTGAAGTCCGGCGCCGGCCAGTATTTCACACCCAGGTCGCTGATTGAGGTGATCACCCAGCTCGTCGACCCGGAGCCCGAGCACACGGTTCACGATCCGGCGGTCGGAACCGGCGGCTTCCTGCTCGCCGCCTACGAGCACATGAAGGCGAAGCCGGCCGCCCGCGACCGAAAGGTCGCCAAAGCTCTCCGCGAGGAGAAACTTTCGGGCACCGATATCGTCGCAGAGGTCGTCCGGCTCTGCGCCATGAACCTCTACCTGCACGGCATCGGCGGGGCGGTGTCGCCCGTGCGCCAGGCGGATGCGCTGCTGGACCGGGGCGTCCAGTCATTCGACGTCATCCTGACCAACCCGCCGTTCGGGAAGCGCCAGTCGTTCCGTATCGTCCGGGAGGATGGCGGAATCGAGAGCGAGCGGCAGGACTATGTCCGTGACGACTTCACCGTCACCACGGGCAACAAGCAGCTGAACTTCCTCCAGCACATCATGTCGATCCTCAAGGTCGGCGGCAGCACGGCCGTCGTCATGCCGGACAACGTCCTCTTCGAGGGCGGGGCGGGCGAGGCCCTGCGTAAGCGCCTGCTGGAGGAGTTCGATTTCCACACCCTTCTACGACTGCCAACTGGCATCTTCTACAGCCAAGGGGTAAAGGCCAACGTCCTGTTCTTCGATCGGGTGGCTCCGGGCAGCGGCATCGGCACCCGCGATTTATGGGTCTATGATCTTCGCACCAACCAGCGCTTCACCCTGCGCGAACGGCCCTTGAAGCGTTCCGATCTCGACAATTTTGTCGCCTGCTACGGCGAGAAGCGGAGGCGGCACGAGCGGCAGGAGACCGACCACTTCCGCCGCTTCGACTATGAGGAGTTGGTAAAGCGCGACAAGCTGAACCTCGACATCTTCTGGCTGAAGGACGCCAGCACCACCGACCCGGACAGCCTACCACCACCAGCTGAGCTGGCGGCGGAAATTGTGGACAGCCTGGAGACGGCGCTGGAGAAGTTCCGGTCGGTGGCGGCGAATATCTCTTTGCCCAGCTCAAATGCCCCGAGCTGAAGTGCCAACAACCGCCGTACTCATGACATTTTCGCACATTTGTACTGCGTGCCGGATCGCACGCGAGGGGAGCTCCCTAGGACCTCTCGACACTTAGGGTCCGCGCGAACAGTCGTTTTTGGTGGAAAGCGGCCGGTCCGCTGTTAGGTTTACACAGGCGAATAGCCGACGATCGTTCAGCAAGGCAGCAATCGTCTTGTCTCGATAGAATTCGAGCGCATCGGTTTGGCCAGTCTTGACCAGGACCTGGCGGTAAGCTGAATCCGATCCTGGGCGTCGAAGACCAGGCATGCTGGCCTGCATTCGGGTCGAGCGACCTTCGGCGATAAGGCGGTCGTTAGAGAGGCGGGCGCCGCTTGAAACGGTCGGCGATAAGCAACTCAAGACGGAAAAGCAGCATAGTCTGAATGAAAAGGGTAGCAGTGCGCGCGAGATAATTACCGTACCCAAGCGTCTTTACTTCGCCCTGTCCGCCCTTTCCCGATCGATAGTGAATGATCCCGGTCTTGCGGTCGAACTCCATTCCGTTGTGATGGGAGGCATTGCGGAGCTGGTTATCGAACTCGGCGGCGGCTGCGGCCAAGGCCGGGTGCGCGGAAAAAGCTCTAACTCGGCCAGCTTTGTCGATTCGATGGTAGTCGTCCAGTGTCATCGTCTCGAATTGATCGAACGATCGCCCCACAACTAGATTGTTCAGCATTGCAAGTAGTTCGACGTTGCTCGCAAAGGTCTCGAATGCGTCGCCGTAGACCATACGTGTCCGGTCGAAATCGGTGGAGCCGGCGACGGCTGTATCCGCTACCTTGACCCCGAAGTTAACAGCAGAATGCGCCTGCGAGAATTCGGAGAAATGGTTAAGGTAGGCCTTCATAA
The Sphingomonas ginsengisoli An et al. 2013 genome window above contains:
- a CDS encoding restriction endonuclease subunit S, with amino-acid sequence MKAKRVAASGPVEGRWPLPPGWVWRRARDLGRIVGGSTPKNATDPSNFSDDGMPWITPADLSGYTHATISEGRRNLAPHLVNRAALLPAGTVLISSRAPVGYCAVASNALLTNQGFRSLVLGDEVDPFFIRYYVLFSRSYLEDHASGTTFKELSGTALGELVFPVPPLETQRRIVARIDDFFAQIDDGEAALARAREDLATWRKALLKAAVTGELTADWRAKNASGEIGADYLVRLYSARLPRAVGARGRGAGSQASAPQPPFSVPAEWTWTTLGQIISSGPSNGFSPKRSPDGRGTEALKLTATTSGRLRLGPDCVKVISEDIPKDSPLYLEAGDLLFQRGNTREYVGMAAVYDGPEGRYIYPDLMIRVR
- a CDS encoding DEAD/DEAH box helicase family protein, giving the protein MSVTPEAAARQVIDQQLAATGWVVQDRSTMNRTAALGVAVREYPLATGPCDYLLFVAGKACGVIEAKAAGATLSGVAEQARGYQPLPEQPLARWTDPFRFDYEASSTEILFSDRVDPLHRSRRVFSFHQPETLHEWLKSGSSFRSRLSKLPPLITDGLRDCQVEAIAGIEQSLAADRPRAFVRMATGAGKTFTAATLSYRLLAHADVKRILFLVDRNNLGRQTLKEFQTYRPPGTGRLFTELYNVQRLGSVGLDPPAKVVISTIQRLFAQLTGSELSDEDEEASDFERGWVPPPKQVAYNAAIPPEAFDIVIVDECHRSIYGNWRQLLDYFDAQIVGLTATPTVQTAAFFNENIVADYPYERSVADGVNVPFEIFRIRTQIGEHGGRVEAGYTVPVRDRHTRAQEFRLLDDDLVYAPQDLDRSVIARNQIRTVLETYRDTLFTELFLGRTEVPKTLIFAKDDHHAEEIVEIAREVFDQGNEFAKKITYRVGAGYAEQLINAFRNSYYPRIAVTVDMIATGTDVKAIEALIFLRDVRSAVYFEQMRGRGVRTMDPATLATITPGAGVKDRFVLVDAVGVTDSLKVQAVPLDREHGVAFEKLLEQIASGRSDEDAVATLAGRLARLDRKLDPAARAKVEAVAGKPLSALAGELVEAIDADAIISQAETCHGPRPTAEQMETVAADRREAALLAYNDPNLRRVLIEVKKASEVVIDDISRDVTISSAWDEGQATTMTADFARFLDEHRDQLTALRILYGLPAATRRLTYASLEELRDAMLQPPWLLEPLAIWSAYRRLQGDKVRANPAKTLTDIVALVRFAVGHAETLAPLSSDMAGRFNLWLGREQRAGRHYTQEQLGWLEAVRDYLAANIEVTTADLQDQFEGRGGIIGARRAFGQRLEPLLDELQDALVA
- a CDS encoding HsdM family class I SAM-dependent methyltransferase: MNEQALVAKVWNYAHVLRDDGVSYGDYLGQISFLLFMKMDKERTEALGEASALPADANWDALAGKAGEELERTYRRILETLSRRTDIVGTLFLKAENKIGDPAKLQRLVTLIGAETWMGLDVDVKGTIYEGLLERNAGEVKSGAGQYFTPRSLIEVITQLVDPEPEHTVHDPAVGTGGFLLAAYEHMKAKPAARDRKVAKALREEKLSGTDIVAEVVRLCAMNLYLHGIGGAVSPVRQADALLDRGVQSFDVILTNPPFGKRQSFRIVREDGGIESERQDYVRDDFTVTTGNKQLNFLQHIMSILKVGGSTAVVMPDNVLFEGGAGEALRKRLLEEFDFHTLLRLPTGIFYSQGVKANVLFFDRVAPGSGIGTRDLWVYDLRTNQRFTLRERPLKRSDLDNFVACYGEKRRRHERQETDHFRRFDYEELVKRDKLNLDIFWLKDASTTDPDSLPPPAELAAEIVDSLETALEKFRSVAANISLPSSNAPS